In Engraulis encrasicolus isolate BLACKSEA-1 chromosome 15, IST_EnEncr_1.0, whole genome shotgun sequence, the following proteins share a genomic window:
- the LOC134464135 gene encoding zinc finger protein 721-like isoform X1 encodes MASAKVNSPLQLMRSVKEVTEELADSPEQLNIKEEREEFPGSPEQLNVKEETEQFPGSPPQLRSVKEDNEETLRSLYSLRSVSVVLVDCCRPQGRQENNEENHRDAEPRKRSGLEETSNMASAEVNSPLQLMRSVIEETEELSLADSPEQLNIEGEETEQFPGSPLQLRSVKEDNEETLRSLYSLRSVSVVLVDCCRPQGRQENNEENHRDAEPRKRSGHLLLCSSSGAEFSGKTHSAAFTTERPYPCSQCDKSFRTKKNLRNHHRVHTGEKPFSCLYCEKTFSMATTLQLHRRSHTGEKPYACSQCDKSFKRKDGLQIHQRVVHTGEKPFSCKDCGKSLSQSSRLHTHRRIHTGERPYACSQCDKSFKSKQQLQMHQRVHTGEKPFSCKDCGKSFSDSSALRTHNRIHTGEKPFSCTDCGKSFLQSFHLNIHRLIHTGERPYSCSQCDKSFKSKAELQMHHRVHTGEKPFSCTDCGKTFSHSSNLHTHRRIHTGERPYACSQCDKSFKSKQQLQMHQRVHTGEKPFSCKDCGKSFSDSSALHTHNRIHTGERPHSCNQCEKSFRTKQNLQNHHRVHTGEKPFSCLDCEKTFSTATTLQLHRRSHTGEKPYACSQCAKSFKRKDGLQIHQRVHTGEKPFSCIDCGKTFSHSSNLHTHRRIHTGEKPYVCSQCDKSFKTKRELQIHQLVHTGEKPFSCKDCGKSFTHSSNLHRHRRIHTGEKPYACSQCDKSFKSKQELQSHQIVHTGEKPFSCTTCGKSFAHHHSLTVHHRIHTGERPYACSQCGKSFSQSSSLLTHRLIHTAERPYTCSQCSKSFKRKQELQIHQRFHSGEKPFSCTDCGKSFSHSSNLHRHRRFHTGEKPYACSQCDKSFKSKEHLQNHQRFHSGEKPFSCTDCGKSFSHSSTLHTHRRIHTGEKPYVCSQCDKSFKTNAVLQVHQRVHTGEKPFSCTDCGKTFSRSSNLHRHRRFHTGEKPYACSQCDKSFKSKQQLQMHQHVHTGEKPFSCKDCGKSFSDSSALHTHNRIHTGERPHSCNQCEKSFRTKQNLRNHHRVHTGEKTFSCLDCEKTFSTATTLQLHRRIHTGEKPYACSQCDKSFKRKDELQIHQHVHTGEKPFSCTDCGKSFSQSSTLLAHRRIHTGERPYACSQCDKSFSQSGNLHAHRRIHTGERPYACSQCDKSFSQSAHLKTHLLSHLRE; translated from the exons ATGGCCTCTGCAAAAGTCAACTCTCCACTCCAGCTGATGAGGAGCGTCAAAGAAGTGACGGAGGAGTTAGCTGATTCTCCAGAACAACTGAACATAAAAGAAGAGCGAGaagagttccctggttctccaGAACAGCTGAATGTAAAAGAAGAAACAGAGCAGTTCCCTGGTTCTCCACCTCAGCTGAGGAGCGTAAAAGAGGACAACGAGGAGACCCTGCGTTCTCTGTACAGTCTGAGGAGCGTATCTGTAGTGCTGGTGGACTGCTGTAGACCACAAGGACGGCAGGAGAACAATGAAGAGAACCACAGAGATGCCGAGCCAAGGAAGAGATCTG GTTTAGAGGAGACCTCAAATATGGCctctgcagaagtcaattctCCACTCCAGCTGATGAGGAGCGTCATAGAAGAAACAGAGGAGCTCAGCTTAGCTGATTCTCCAGAACAGCTGAACATAGAAGGAGAAGAGACCGAACAGTTCCCCGGTTCTCCACTTCAGCTGAGGAGCGTAAAAGAGGACAACGAGGAGACCCTGCGTTCTCTGTACAGTCTGAGGAGCGTATCTGTAGTGCTGGTGGACTGCTGTAGACCACAAGGACGGCAGGAGAACAATGAGGAGAATCACAGAGATGCCGAGCCAAGGAAGAGATCTG GGCACCTGCTACTCTGCAGTTCCAGCGGAGCGGAGTTTAGTGGAAAAACACATTCTGCTGCCTTCACTACAGAGAGGCCGTACccttgcagccagtgtgacaagagctttaggacaaaaaaaaatctccgAAACCACcaccgtgttcacacaggggagaaaccattttcatgcttatACTGTGAAAAGACTTTCTCAATGGCTACTACCCTCCAGCTGCATCGCCGcagtcacacaggagagaagccgtacgcttgcagtcagtgtgacaagagctttaagagaaaagatggactccaaatccaccagcgtgttgttcacacaggggagaaaccattttcatgcaaagactgtggaaagagtttgtCACAGTCCTCTCGCCTCCAcacacatcgtcgcattcacactggagagagaccgtacgcttgcagtcagtgtgacaagagctttaagtcaAAACAACAGCTCCAAAtgcaccagcgtgttcacacaggggagaaaccattttcatgcaaagACTGTGGGAAGAGTTTCTCAGATTCCTCTGCCCTCCGCACACATAATCgtattcacacaggggagaaaccattttcatgcactgactgtggaaagagtttcttgcAGTCTTTTCACCTCAACATACATCGCcttattcacactggagagaggccgtactcttgcagtcagtgtgacaagagctttaagtcaAAAGCAGAGCTCCAAATGCACcaccgtgttcacacaggggagaaaccattttcatgcactgactgtggaaaaACTTTCTCACATTCTTCTAACCTCCAcacacatcgtcgcattcacactggagagagaccgtacgcttgcagtcagtgtgacaagagctttaagtcaAAACAACAGCTCCAAAtgcaccagcgtgttcacacaggggagaaaccattttcatgcaaagACTGTGGGAAGAGTTTCTCAGATTCCTCTGCCCTCCACACACATAATCGTATTCATACTGGAGAGAGGCCGCATTCTTGCAATCAGTGTGAAAAGAGCTTTAGGACAAAACAAAATCTCCAAAACCACcaccgtgttcacacaggggagaaaccattttcatgcttagACTGTGAAAAGACTTTCTCAACGGCTACTACCCTCCAGCTGCATCGCCGcagtcacacaggagagaagccgtacgcttgcagtcagtgtgccaagagctttaagagaaaagatggactccaaatccaccagcgtgttcacacaggggagaaaccattttcatgcattgACTGTGGAAAAACTTTCTCACATTCTTCTAACCTCCAcacacatcgtcgcattcacactggagaaaagccttatgtttgcagccagtgtgacaagagctttaagacaaaaagggaactccaaatccaccagctcgttcacacaggggagaaaccattttcatgcaaagactgtggaaagagtttcacaCATTCTTCTAACCTCCACAGACATCGGCGCATTCACACCggagagaagccgtacgcttgcagtcagtgtgacaagagctttaagtccAAACAGGAGCTCCAATCCCACCAgattgttcacacaggggagaaaccattttcatgcacaacctgtggaaagagtttcgcaCATCATCATAGCCTCACTGTACACcatcgcattcacactggagagaggccgtacgcTTGTAGTcagtgtggaaagagtttctcacagtcttCTAGCCTCCTCACACATCGCCTCATTCACACTGCAGAGAGGCCGTACACTTGCAGCCAGTGTAgcaagagctttaagagaaagcaggagctccaaatccaccagcgCTTTCactcaggggagaaaccattttcatgcactgactgtggaaagagtttctcacattCTTCTAACCTCCACAGACATCGGCGctttcacacaggagagaagccgtatgcttgcagccagtgtgacaagagctttaagagtaAAGAACATCTCCAGAATCACCAGCGCTTTCactcaggggagaaaccattttcatgcactgactgtggaaagagtttctcacattcttctaccctccacacacatcgtcgcattcacactggagaaaagccatatgtttgcagccagtgtgacaagagctttaagactaaTGCAGTGCTCCAAgtccaccagcgtgttcacacaggggagaaaccattttcatgcactgactgtggaaaaACTTTCTCACGTTCTTCTAACCTCCACAGACATCGGCGctttcacacaggagagaagccgtacgcttgcagtcagtgtgacaagagctttaagtcaAAACAACAGCTCCAAATGCACCAgcatgttcacacaggggagaaaccattttcatgcaaagACTGTGGGAAGAGTTTCTCAGATTCCTCTGCCCTCCACACACATAATCGTATTCATACTGGAGAGAGGCCGCATTCTTGCAATCAGTGTGAAAAGAGCTTTAGGACAAAACAAAATCTCCGAAACCACcaccgtgttcacacaggggagaaaacattttcatgctTAGACTGTGAAAAGACTTTCTCAACGGCTACTACACTCCAGCTGCATcgccgcattcacacaggagagaagccgtacgcttgcagtcagtgtgacaagagctttaagagaaaagatgagctccaaatccaccagcatgttcacacaggggagaaaccattttcatgcactgactgtggaaagagtttctcacagtcttCTACTCTCCTTgcacatcgtcgcattcacactggagaaaggccgtacgcttgcagtcagtgtgacaagagcttctcTCAGTCTGGTAACCTTCATGCACAtcgccgcattcacactggagagaggccgtatgcttgcagtcagtgtgacaagagcttctcTCAGTCTGCTCACCTTAAGACACACTTGTTGTCACACTTGAGAGAGTAA